The Panicum virgatum strain AP13 chromosome 5K, P.virgatum_v5, whole genome shotgun sequence genome has a window encoding:
- the LOC120705831 gene encoding acyl-protein thioesterase 2-like, protein MSFGGSSSVASGAKRPFEYGRTHVVRPKGTHKATIVWLHGLGDNGASWSQLLETLPLPNIKWICPTAPSRPVSVFGGFPSTAWFDVADLSEDAPDDVEGMDASAAHVANLLSTEPADIKLGVGGFSMGAATALYSATCFAHGKYGNGNPYPVNLSLAVGLSGWLPCARTLKNRIQSSPEAAQKASSIPLLLCHGKADDVVLYKHGERSADALKANGFSNVLFKSYNSLGHYTVPEEMEEVCKWLTANLELGTSSS, encoded by the exons ATGAGCTTCGGCGGCAGCAGCTCCGTCGCGTCCG GTGCGAAGAGGCCATTCGAGTACGGGAGGACGCATGTGGTGAGGCCGAAGGGCACGCACAAGGCCACCATTGTCTGGCTCCACGGCCTCGGGGACAATGGAGCTAG CTGGTCTCAACTATTGGAAACTCTTCCTCTTCCTAAT ATAAAATGGATATGCCCAACTGCCCCTTCGAGACCCGTGTCTGTGTTTGGAGGATTCCCCTCCACAGCAT GGTTTGATGTTGCTGATCTTTCAGAGGATGCTCCTGATGATGTTGAGGGGATGGATGCCTCAGCAGCACATGTTGCAAATTTGTTGTCAACTGAACCCGCGGACA TCAAGCTTGGTGTTGGTGGCTTTAGTATGGGTGCTGCTACTGCTCTGTACTCTGCAACTTGCTTTGCTCATGGAAAATATGGAAATGGCAATCCATACCCTGTGAACCTAAGTTTGGCTGTTGGTCTTAGTGGCTGGCTTCCATGTGCCAG GACCTTGAAGAACAGAATTCAATCCTCACCAGAGGCTGCACAAAAGGCTTCTTCCATACCTCTTTTGCTGTGTCATGGAAAAG CTGATGATGTAGTTCTCTACAAGCACGGGGAAAGATCTGCTGATGCCTTGAAGGCAAATGGATTTTCTAATGTGCTCTTCAAGTCATACAATAG TCTCGGGCACTACACGGTACCAGAGGAGATGGAAGAAGTCTGCAAATGGCTCACGGCAAATTTGGAGCTCGGCACTTCATCATCTTGA